From Alphaproteobacteria bacterium, the proteins below share one genomic window:
- the dnaJ gene encoding molecular chaperone DnaJ: protein MAKRDYYETLGVRKGVPADELKRAFRKLAKDYHPDRNPGDPSAELKFKEINEAYDVLKDDEKRAAYDRFGHAAFEAGGMGGGGRGGGFGFEQAFGGGFADIFDEMFGDLTGGRRTRETRGRGSDLRYNMEITLEDAFNGTKTQIRVPTMQPCDSCDGTGSEGGSRPVSCSTCGGRGRVRTQQGFFTMERTCPSCGGAGQMIENPCSTCNGAGRMQKERTLSVTIPQGVDDGTRIRLAGEGEAGLRGGPAGDLYIFLRIAAHKMFHRDGADLYCRVPISMTQAALGGTIEVPTVDGTRGRVTIPHGTQSGGRFRLRGKGMTELHGGHRGDMYVEVQVETPVNLSKKQRDLLQEFDDAGKGRSTSPQSEGFFQKVKELWDDLTE from the coding sequence GAGACGCTCGGCGTCCGGAAGGGCGTGCCGGCCGACGAACTCAAGCGCGCCTTTCGCAAGCTGGCCAAGGATTACCATCCCGACCGCAACCCCGGCGATCCGAGCGCCGAGCTGAAATTCAAGGAAATCAACGAAGCCTATGACGTCCTGAAGGACGACGAAAAACGCGCCGCCTACGACCGTTTCGGCCATGCCGCCTTCGAGGCCGGAGGCATGGGCGGCGGCGGACGCGGCGGCGGCTTCGGCTTCGAGCAGGCCTTCGGCGGCGGTTTCGCCGACATCTTCGACGAGATGTTCGGCGATCTGACCGGCGGCCGGCGGACGCGGGAGACCCGCGGTCGCGGCTCCGATCTGCGCTACAACATGGAAATCACCCTCGAAGACGCCTTCAACGGCACCAAGACTCAGATCCGGGTGCCGACGATGCAGCCCTGCGATTCGTGCGACGGCACCGGGAGCGAAGGCGGAAGCCGTCCGGTATCGTGCTCGACGTGCGGCGGACGCGGCCGGGTCCGGACCCAGCAAGGCTTCTTCACCATGGAGCGGACCTGCCCGTCCTGCGGCGGCGCCGGGCAGATGATCGAGAACCCCTGCAGCACCTGCAACGGCGCCGGCCGGATGCAGAAAGAGCGGACGCTTTCGGTGACCATCCCTCAAGGGGTCGATGACGGCACCCGCATCCGCCTCGCCGGCGAGGGCGAAGCCGGCCTGCGCGGCGGGCCGGCCGGCGACCTTTATATTTTTCTCCGCATCGCGGCACACAAGATGTTCCACCGCGACGGCGCCGACCTCTATTGCCGGGTCCCGATCTCGATGACCCAGGCCGCCCTCGGTGGCACCATCGAAGTGCCGACCGTCGACGGCACACGCGGCCGGGTCACCATTCCCCACGGCACCCAATCCGGTGGCCGGTTCCGGCTTCGCGGCAAGGGCATGACCGAACTCCACGGCGGCCATCGCGGCGACATGTATGTCGAGGTCCAGGTCGAGACCCCGGTCAATCTGTCGAAGAAACAGCGCGACCTGTTGCAGGAGTTCGACGACGCCGGCAAGGGCCGCTCGACCAGCCCGCAATCGGAGGGCTTCTTCCAGAAGGTCAAGGAGCTGTGGGACGACCTGACCGAGTAG
- a CDS encoding glycosyltransferase family 4 protein has translation MATGNIVFIGHPPFIEGGSGPLADQSLTNLRSAGHRVRAICAMFPGKAKWRDAFARLYPEVPVVWYDMPPLGDPFAAAPVDVVETQLRGVRPALTAMVAEDKADLVYLNRESLTWGTPTVARALGLRVLASMHGTSLASSGGTFNGHDGRARLARFGRVDLVACCAEHLTRTVREAGLSNAETLLNGVDTKLFRPRQRPPDMADRLGVTATDIVVLHASNLRSIKRPLDLVRGFARAFGGDRRLFLVIAGDGDLRDKIEIEASRLGVRDRVAMIGWIPHDDMHDCYALADFSVQTSTSEGLSMACLESMASGRPVIATDIPGSRELITDGEDGLLFPTGDIEALAGAILEMAQPKRRRPMADAGRHKVELHFSAEILARRQLEIVDQLL, from the coding sequence ATGGCAACCGGAAACATCGTATTCATCGGGCACCCTCCCTTCATCGAGGGTGGTTCCGGTCCGCTCGCCGATCAATCGCTGACCAACCTGCGCTCCGCCGGCCATCGCGTGCGGGCGATCTGCGCCATGTTTCCGGGCAAGGCCAAGTGGCGCGACGCGTTCGCGCGGCTCTATCCCGAAGTTCCAGTGGTCTGGTATGACATGCCGCCGCTCGGCGATCCTTTCGCCGCGGCGCCGGTCGACGTTGTCGAAACCCAGCTGCGCGGAGTGAGGCCAGCGTTGACGGCGATGGTCGCCGAGGACAAGGCGGACCTCGTTTACCTGAACCGGGAATCCCTGACGTGGGGCACGCCCACGGTGGCACGCGCGCTTGGCCTGCGCGTGCTGGCATCCATGCACGGCACCTCGCTGGCCAGCAGTGGCGGCACCTTTAACGGCCACGACGGGCGGGCGCGGCTCGCCCGTTTTGGGCGGGTGGACCTCGTCGCCTGTTGCGCCGAACACTTGACCAGAACGGTGCGCGAAGCCGGCCTCAGCAATGCCGAAACTTTGCTAAACGGGGTCGATACCAAACTTTTCCGTCCCCGCCAACGGCCGCCGGATATGGCCGACCGGCTCGGGGTGACGGCGACCGATATCGTGGTTCTCCATGCCTCGAATCTAAGATCGATCAAGCGGCCGCTCGATCTGGTGCGGGGTTTTGCCCGTGCTTTCGGCGGCGACCGGCGCCTGTTTCTTGTGATCGCCGGTGATGGCGACTTGCGGGATAAGATCGAAATCGAAGCGAGCCGGCTCGGGGTTCGGGACCGCGTCGCCATGATCGGCTGGATTCCCCACGATGACATGCACGACTGTTACGCGCTCGCCGACTTTTCCGTGCAGACCTCGACGTCCGAAGGTCTGTCGATGGCGTGCCTGGAGAGTATGGCAAGCGGCCGGCCGGTGATCGCGACCGACATTCCGGGCTCGCGCGAGTTGATCACCGACGGGGAAGATGGCTTGCTGTTCCCGACCGGCGACATCGAAGCGCTCGCCGGGGCGATCCTTGAAATGGCACAACCCAAGCGCCGTCGGCCGATGGCCGATGCGGGTCGGCATAAGGTCGAGCTGCATTTCAGCGCCGAGATCTTGGCCCGTCGCCAGCTCGAGATTGTCGACCAGTTGCTGTGA
- a CDS encoding YbjQ family protein: MRITTQDEFADYEVVETLGIVKGNTIRARHIGKDILAGLRQIVGGEITEYTKMLAESREQSIDRMLEEAAALGADGIVCLRFTTAAVMQGTAELLAYGTAVKLRPREPRSG; this comes from the coding sequence ATACGGATAACCACGCAGGACGAATTCGCCGATTACGAGGTCGTCGAGACCCTCGGCATCGTCAAGGGCAACACCATCCGCGCCCGCCATATCGGCAAGGATATCCTCGCCGGCCTGCGCCAGATCGTCGGCGGTGAGATTACCGAATACACCAAGATGCTGGCTGAATCGCGCGAGCAATCGATCGACCGCATGCTCGAGGAGGCGGCCGCGCTCGGCGCCGACGGCATCGTCTGCCTGCGCTTTACGACCGCGGCGGTAATGCAGGGAACGGCGGAACTGCTCGCCTACGGCACGGCGGTCAAGCTGCGGCCGAGGGAACCGCGCAGCGGCTGA